In Hippoglossus hippoglossus isolate fHipHip1 chromosome 24, fHipHip1.pri, whole genome shotgun sequence, a single genomic region encodes these proteins:
- the LOC117758757 gene encoding uncharacterized protein LOC117758757, protein MEFKLIMAVSGFPSLYDTNSLTYRDLNMRSDAWRQVAEMVGVPESECRRKWKTLRDQHRRERQREKERRESGIGLFNYRPWRYSSILSFLNPFIDARAAGTNGWALDPQPSHLHAVDMVGCIATTETRSDDDETYGFAVADATSSSSSFSECVQRKRPSPANGDAVRLKQAKIEPSDQPAPPAVLQPDLQPLLHRQAHGSPSTSRLNHQIPAEQDVVAREMLDHSDDDDEEFSMSPRPTRARGRSGGYGDGLLVEYLRRMEGREVPRNLDVDQRDDVTFFLLSLAPAMRRLSAEKQSLVRTKFQQLLHEAEFGTTDFQ, encoded by the exons ATGGAGTTCAAACTCATCATGGCGGTCTCCGGCTTCCCGAGTCTCTACGACACCAACTCTCTGACCTACAGGGACCTGAACATGAGGAGCGACGCCTGGCGGCAGGTGGCGGAGATGGTCGGTGTCCCCG AGTCTGAATGCAGAAGGAAGTGGAAGACGCTGAGAGACCAACATCGGAGGGAGCGGCAGCGAGAGAAGGAAAGACGAGAGAGCGGCATCGGGCTCTTCAACTACCGGCCGTGGAGATACTCGTCCATTCTGTCGTTTTTAAACCCGTTCATCGACGCCAGGGCCGCAGGCACCAACGGCTGGGCCCTGGACCCACAGCCCTCTCACCTCCACGCCGTCGACATGGTGGGCTGCATCGCCACCACGGAGACGCGGAGCGACGATGATGAGACCTACG gCTTCGCTGTCGCAGATGCAACGTCATCGTCATCGTCCTTCTCAGAGTGCGTCCAGAGGAAGCGACCGTCACCCGCCAACGGAGACGCCGTCAGACTGAAACAAGCAAAGATTGAG CCCTCGGATCAGCCGGCGCCCCCTGCAGTCCTGCAGCCCGACCTGCAGCCTCTCCTGCACCGCCAGGCTCACGGCAGCCCGTCCACGTCGAGGCTGAACCACCAGATACCAGCGGAGCAGGACGTCGTGGCGAGGGAGATGTTAGATCACAGTGACGACGACGACGAGGAGTTCAGCATGTCCCCGAGACCGACCCGAGCCCGGGGGAGGAGCGGCGGCTACGGCGACGGCCTCCTGGTGGAGTACctgaggaggatggagggcAGGGAGGTGCCGAGGAACCTGGACGTGGACCAGAGAGACGACGTCACCTTCTTCCTGCTCAGCTTGGCTCCGGCCATGAGGAGACTCTCTGCAGAAAAGCAGTCGTTGGTCAGAACCAAGTTTCAGCAGCTTCTTCACGAGGCCGAGTTCGGAACCACGGATTTCCAGTGA